In Paramormyrops kingsleyae isolate MSU_618 chromosome 13, PKINGS_0.4, whole genome shotgun sequence, a single window of DNA contains:
- the cdkn1cb gene encoding uncharacterized protein cdkn1cb, whose amino-acid sequence MSNVQLSSSTLERLAARRTFPLHARTGACRNLFGPVDHEELNREMKSKLREISERDQRRWNFDFETDTPLSGDYAWEEASVDAMPVFYQDSLQIGKSRIVVPVVGKQRDCTVQAVSSSYIADDHLSNAESAASRTSEVNQENCSEKLNSGKPKCKAIACVRRKRTSTTDLTSATITHITDFYGKRKRISETKQTEDTSQNSAPTIHVEQTPRRRIR is encoded by the exons ATGTCAAACGTCCAGCTATCCAGTAGTACCTTGGAGCGGCTGGCAGCACGGAGGACCTTCCCCCTCCACGCCCGCACCGGTGCCTGCCGGAATCTTTTTGGGCCGGTCGACCATGAGGAGCTCAATCGGGAGATGAAGTCGAAGCTCCGTGAAATTTCCGAGCGGGACCAGCGTCGGTGGAACTTTGACTTCGAGACCGATACGCCGCTATCTGGAGATTATGCATGGGAGGAGGCGTCTGTGGATGCAATGCCCGTCTTCTACCAGGACTCCTTGCAAATTGGGAAATCTAGGATTGTTGTTCCAGTGGTCGGGAAGCAACGGGACTGTACTGTCCAGGCCGTATCATCTTCTTACATTGCCGATGATCATCTGTCAAATGCTGAAAGCGCCGCGTCCCGCACCAGCGAGGTGAACCAGGAGAACTGCTCCGAAAAACTGAACTCAGGCAAGCCCAAATGCAAAGCCATCGCTTGCGTGCGACGGAAAAGGACGTCTACTACTGATCTCACATCGGCCACCATAACTCACATCACTG ATTTTTAtgggaaaagaaaaagaatatcTGAAACGAAGCAAACTGAAGACACCTCCCAAAACAGCGCACCTACGATTCATGTCGAACAAACTCCACGCAGAAGAATTCGTTAA